ATAAGGCTGCCAGATGAAAAGgcttgtatatatattttttctatcgTACCATGCTGCTTGTTCACATGAGGGATGATAACTATGACTATTAGATAGTGGGGTCCTGAGAGAGCTTGAAAAAAAATGCCAGGATGGAGACTGGTGTCATGACAACCTGGCCAGTTTCCTGACAATTGTAAGCTCAGAAGAGACATCTGACTGGCTGAAAACAGTATCATTCTTATTGCATATAAACCCACGAATATCCCTAGCTTGCTGCTTCTctacccctagccctatttaATGATAGTAGTACATGGCAAATTCATTAAGGGTGACCCCTAATGAATTTCCGGTCTTTCTGCTCCACCTTTCCAGCTCACCTCAGTAGAGTTAAGGGCTAGGAACTTCATAGGGCACATTGAGCTCCCGCCTGTCTCCAGCGCTGTCAGTTGTATTCCCACCCAAGTTTTCGGTTCCAGTACAGGAGGCAGAGCTGGAAAACTTTTGTAGGTCCAGCTCTGTGCATTCGATGGGGGTGTGGACCCAGTGGGAGTGGCTCTCTGAGGCACAGGAGGCCACGGTAAATGACTCCTGTGTGGGGAAGCCACGAGTCGAGCTGCAGTCGTCATCCAGGATGGGGTTAAGTGGCTGGGTCTCAAAGATGCTCTCAATCACTGGGGACTCAGGACTGGTCTCCTGGCCAGGTGGCACGGGGAAAAGAGATTCCTCCTCCACTGCCTCGTCAGCCTCAAACTTCAACGAGCCTCCTGCAACTCGAAGCAGAAAACTGGGTCACCAAAAAGCAGGGTCTCTTCTCAGCAAGGCATCTGGTCCTCAGCACAAGAGCAGGAGGGGATTTGGGAGCCAGTGTCCACCTTCCCTTCCCTGGAGACCAGAGCACCTTGCATCAGACTGAGGTGACACACTTGAGACATATACTTACATTGCGGTATCAGATAGAGGCTACCTGGTTCTGGATTAGAGAAATGAATCAATTgttcagagaataaaaaatactttgtggaaaataatttttgacaaaCTTTGGCCCACCATTATATTTATCCCTGGGTATTATGTCTGTGAAATTATATTATATGGCAATAGGGACTCTGAAGATAGAATTAGGATGATGGACTTGAAAATAGGGAGATTATGTTGGATTACCCAGATGGGTCCAAGGTTAATTACATGTCCTTAAAAGCAGAAGGAGGCAGAAGTGACAAAGAGAGTATTAGAGAGATATGGACTCACCCCACAACTGCTAGTTTTAATAATAGAAGGAGTCCATGTGTCAAAGTGATTATGCCTCTAGAAGTTAGGAATGCTCTTCACCTTATAGCCAGCAAGAAAATGGAACCTCAGTTCTATAATTGCTAGGAACCAAACTCAGTCATCTGCCTAAATAATTAAGGAAACTGATTCTCCCCTAGAACCTCCAGAAAGGAACACAGCCTTTCCAGCATCTTTATTTATTGTGAGGCCAAGTCAAGACTGTTCACCTATGTAAACTATGAGATAATAATCCAATAAATGTGTGGTAATTTATTATGGCAATGACAGAAAATTAGTACGCCTTTCATGTATGAGTATGATTTAACATTAGGAGCTTATTTAACATGATTTTCATATACCAAATTCTGGATTTCTGTATTCTCTTGAAAATTTGGAAGGCTTTTTACCATATTGAATAGTCCCACATGGTAAGAAAGAGCTGGAGCTGAGTAGTGGATTTCCCTTTAGAGAGGGCACAATTCCTAAAGCTCCTGCCCATTTGTCTTGCACCTTATATTGGATCTAATTCACACATTGACCTCACTACATAAGTGTGTGACTGCTGATAATTCTTCATTGAATGAGGAAATGCCTAGACTTCCTTCCCTTTATGGAAACCATGAATATGGAAGCAGCCTTCTTTCATATTCTCTGAAGAGTACCACCTTATTATCTTGGAGATAGAAGAGGAACAGAAGAGAGTCACTCATTATTTCTCTCCTGAAGGAGGTGGACGGAGACAGGCAGTTCTGAAATGTTCCTTCATATTCCATATTGCTGAGACCTGGGGACCAAATGCCTTATTGCCTTTGTTTCATGCTCATGCTCAGGGATTGGGAAACCACTCTTATTTGAGACACTGGATTCTGAAGTCAGAGAGAGGATTGTTCACCCTGAGCCACAATGCCTAGGAGCTACCAGAGAGAAGAGGAATTTTTAAAGTAGAGCTTCACAATGGTTATGAAGAGACAACAGAGAAACACTGCAGCCTGTTAAATGCTAGAATTGTCTCTACTTAAGCCAGGGGCTCAGCCAAGTATAACTATTGGTCTTTTTCAAGATAATTGGCAGGCCCCACAGCCAAATTGACCACAGACACCCTATAAAAGGGAGATTTTCCAATATACAtagagtgaggaaaaaaaaagtagtattgCTTTGAGTCCAGTATCAAGGGGCTGAGGAGTCCTGAGCATCTAGTATccagaaaactttattttcccCCTTACTAACTGAATACCATTCACTAGTTCTAAGTTCCACTTTTGGTGTCCCTGCTTAGCACTGAAGCTGTACTAAACTGtggtttggatttctttttctttattttttttttctttcttggaactggggattgaagccaagggaactgtaccactaagctacttctccagcccttttaattttttttttaattttgagattaaattgtttagggcccggttaagttgctgatgctggctgcAAACATGTGACCATtttgcctcaccctcccaaattgctgagattacaaccATATGTCCAATGTTCAGCTCTTGGCTGGATTTCTAATATCTTGCTTGATCCTGACCAGTCACCATCTCACCTCCTCCATATTTGCCCACATAATTAAGTCCCACATTATTGGCTAAAGGGTGAATTTGTGCTGAAAACAGATCATAGTGTTATTGGGACTTTAAATGTGACCTTCTATTTGGAATTTCACATGGCCATCTCCTGTAGGCTGGGGTAGATCTCATTAGGTACAGCATGGTCTgggaaaaataagtttaaatcTGAAAATTACACACTGCATTTCTGCTACCTCATTTTGGGAAATTATCACACTGATTGCAGTTACCCTAGACCTTTCCCACATTTATTAGTATAGATAAGCAGAATTGGAGAACTTAAAAATCAACTAATCCAATCATACCTCACATTTTCAAGATTAGGGAGAAAGAGACCCCAAAAATCTAGATGACTTATTTAATGTTACAACAGTGATTCAGAGGTAGATTTAGAAACTTGTTTTCCATATTCTTTTTCCAAGGGGTTCAGTTACCATTATGTCATGCTCTGTTATGAATGCCTGGAACTTAATAAACCAGGTCCCCTAAACTCTTAGGGTTCTCTTCAGTCACCTTTAAAGTTCCATGCCATCTAATATAGTTTCCAAGGCCATCCCTGGGTTTTTCAGCACGGAAAGGAAAGCCCATTAACTCTCAACCCCAGAAAATTCCTCTTTTCTATCAATAAGAATCTTATTTCTGATTCATGTCAAATGTGAAGCAGCCACCCTTACCACGCTGGCAATGTCTGTTGAAGAACTGCTTGCAGTAGAGGAAGAAGAGCCCCAGGAAGGCCAGGGTAAACACCACTAGCAGACTGCTCACCAGTGCAACAAGTGTGGCCTCCTGAGGGGGCACTGTGGGTGCATCTGCCTTCACTAAGCTCAACTGGAAGGCACCTGTGAGACAAAAATACGGGGCAAGTCAGTCACTGTGGGGAGTTAATAGTCATCCTGACACTGGTCCTGGAATTCCTCAGGGCATCACCCTCTCCCTAAGACCTTTCCCAATTAAGGATTCTGGTTTTACTTCTTTGTAGAGCAGGCAAATTTTAAAGATCACAACAGAACAACTCACATATACTGCAGGCATGgtataaattaatacaattaactGAAGATGTACATATCCTATGGACTTTCCATACCATATCTAGACACACAAACAGATAAAAATTGATAGAGATACAGACATAGTCTAGactttctttatttatcttttgatgaTTCCTAAGATCTAGAGACTCCTATACaccttgaataataataataacaataataatttacaattaaatattataatttataaagtgttttttaaacatctattatttcattaaacCAAGAAAACCATCCCAAAAGGTATGtagaaaaacaatttataatgagtcacattttttttcagatgatatAAATGACCTTTACTGAGTTTGAAAGATTTGTGGaagtttacatatatatat
This window of the Urocitellus parryii isolate mUroPar1 chromosome X, mUroPar1.hap1, whole genome shotgun sequence genome carries:
- the Eda2r gene encoding tumor necrosis factor receptor superfamily member 27 isoform X3, with the translated sequence MDCQENEYQDQWGRCVTCQQCGPGQELSKDCGYGEGGDAYCTACPPRRYKSSWGYHRCQTCITCAIINRVQKANCTATSNAVCGDCLPRFYRKTRIGGLQDQECIPCTKQTPTSEVQCAFQLSLVKADAPTVPPQEATLVALVSSLLVVFTLAFLGLFFLYCKQFFNRHCQRVAGGSLKFEADEAVEEESLFPVPPGQETSPESPVIESIFETQPLNPILDDDCSSTRGFPTQESFTVASCASESHSHWVHTPIECTELDLQKFSSSASCTGTENLGGNTTDSAGDRRELNVPYEVPSP
- the Eda2r gene encoding tumor necrosis factor receptor superfamily member 27 isoform X1 — protein: MGTVRHMPTVWSWTRALQELIPSPRSYIAMLMTPICLQDCGYGEGGDAYCTACPPRRYKSSWGYHRCQTCITCAIINRVQKANCTATSNAVCGDCLPRFYRKTRIGGLQDQECIPCTKQTPTSEVQCAFQLSLVKADAPTVPPQEATLVALVSSLLVVFTLAFLGLFFLYCKQFFNRHCQRVAGGSLKFEADEAVEEESLFPVPPGQETSPESPVIESIFETQPLNPILDDDCSSTRGFPTQESFTVASCASESHSHWVHTPIECTELDLQKFSSSASCTGTENLGGNTTDSAGDRRELNVPYEVPSP
- the Eda2r gene encoding tumor necrosis factor receptor superfamily member 27 isoform X4 → MDCQENEYQDQWGRCVTCQQCGPGQELSKDCGYGEGGDAYCTACPPRRYKSSWGYHRCQTCITCAIINRVQKANCTATSNAVCGDCLPRFYRKTRIGGLQDQECIPCTKQTPTSEVQCAFQLSLVKADAPTVPPQEATLVALVSSLLVVFTLAFLGLFFLYCKQFFNRHCQRGGSLKFEADEAVEEESLFPVPPGQETSPESPVIESIFETQPLNPILDDDCSSTRGFPTQESFTVASCASESHSHWVHTPIECTELDLQKFSSSASCTGTENLGGNTTDSAGDRRELNVPYEVPSP
- the Eda2r gene encoding tumor necrosis factor receptor superfamily member 27 isoform X2, coding for MGTVRHMPTVWSWTRALQELIPSPRSYIAMLMTPICLQDCGYGEGGDAYCTACPPRRYKSSWGYHRCQTCITCAIINRVQKANCTATSNAVCGDCLPRFYRKTRIGGLQDQECIPCTKQTPTSEVQCAFQLSLVKADAPTVPPQEATLVALVSSLLVVFTLAFLGLFFLYCKQFFNRHCQRGGSLKFEADEAVEEESLFPVPPGQETSPESPVIESIFETQPLNPILDDDCSSTRGFPTQESFTVASCASESHSHWVHTPIECTELDLQKFSSSASCTGTENLGGNTTDSAGDRRELNVPYEVPSP